One Mycolicibacterium sp. TUM20985 genomic window, GTCGACCACGACCAACCCGATGAACCGGTCCAGCCGGGTGGCGGCCAGCTCCCAGGCCAGCTCACCGCCGACGCGATCCCCCACCAGGAGCGCCCAGCGGACGCCCACCGAGTCGAGGATCCCGACGATGGACTTCGGCCGCAACCGCGAATCGGGCGCGATGACCACGGTGCGCAGGGAGGCGGTGTGCAGCCGCTCGCAGACCGCGTCGTACGCCGCCGGCCCTTGATGCGCGGCTCCGAGCAGTACGACGACCGAGCCCTTCTCGGGACCCGATACGTCGATGGTGGCAGGGAAACCGTCGACGGTGAGGACGGTCGAAGGCATTGCGCCACGCTACAGGGGCCATCCGTCTCCAGTGCCGTTTTTAATCGCCTTGCAATACAACGTTCAGCCGCCTGGCAGCGGTGGCGACCACCGTCTGAAACGTTTGCGGGACGGGCCCTTTGACCGAGGTCCTCGCCGTCCTCGGCTACCGCTGCGTGACGGTCGAGGCGATGACGGGCCGCGGCGGGGCGCCGTGCGAAAGCAGCTCCATCACCGCCGCGACGTCGAGATGCGCCGTCAAGAGGTCTGCCATGACGTCGAGTTGGGCGTCGCGGCGTGCGGTCACGTCGACGTCGTCGGCAACCACGAAACCCCGTCGTCCCGCCAACGTCGCCGCGTCGGTGAGCCAACCGCGCCGCACCTCGTCGTTGTCGAGGAGCCCGTGCCAGTGCGTCCCGTAGACCCCGCCGCGCCGGATGCCGACGTCCAGCCAATTGTCCTCCGAGGTCCGCGCCACCCGACCGTGGTGGATCTCGTATCCCCGAAGGGGGACGGGCCCGTCGCCGCCCCAGAGTTTCAACGTCTTGGCGGGCTCGAAGACGACGTCGGCGTCCAGCAGTCCCAGACCCTCGATTCCGCGTAGGCCCGATTCGACGGGATCGTCGATGGTTCGGCACAGCATTTGGAACCCGCCGCAGATACCGAGCACGGCCCGTCCGGATGCGGCGTGCGCGCGCACGCCATCGGCGAGCCCACGCTCGCGCAGCCAGGCCAGATCCGACACCGTCGCCTTGCTGCCCGGTAGCACCACGACGTCGGCGTCGGCGAGGTCCGCGGCGTCGGCGACCCACCGGACCAGCACACCCGGCTCGCAGGCCAGCGCCTCCACGTCGGTCGAGTTGGAGATGCGGGGCAGGCGGATCGCCGCCACGCGTAGGGCATCTGCGCCCCTGGGCTCCGCGGGGATTCCCACGATCCGGTGGCCCTGGACCGACAGCGAGTCCTCCGCGTCGAGCCACAGTCCGTCGTCGTGCGGAATGACGCCGTAGGTCGGCCGACCGCTGAGCCGTTCGAGCTGATCGAGGCCTGGCGCCAGCAACGCCGGATCACCGCGGAACTTGTTGACCACGAAACCCGCGATCAGCCGCTGGTCCTCGGGCTCGAGGACGGCCACGGTCCCGAACAGGTGTGCCAGTAGACCGCCGCGGTCGATGTCACCGATCACGATCACGGGCAGGTCCGCCGCGCGTGCCAGGCCCATGTTCGCCAGATCGGTTGCCCGCAGGTTGATCTCGGCGGGTGAGCCAGCGCCCTCACAGATGACGACGTCGAATTCGCTTCTCAGCGAAGCGAGTTCAGCGTTGACCACCTCGGCGAGCATGGCGCGATGGTGGAAGTAGTCACCTGCGGCGACGGTGCCCGTGACCTGACCCATGACCACCAGTTGCGACGTCCGGTCACCGCCGGGTTTGAGCAGGACCGGGTTGAATCGCACACTCGGCTCTAGACCCGCAGCCCGGGCCTGCATGGCTTGGGCGCGACCGATCTCCCCGCCTTCGATGGTGACGGCCGAGTTGTTGGACATGTTCTGCGCCTTGAACGGCGCGACCCGGATACCCTTGCGCGCCAACAGCCGACAGAGTCCGGCCACCATCATCGACTTGCCCGCGTCGGACGTGGTGCCCGCGACGAGTAGCGCGCCCTTCACGTCACTGGGCGAGCGTCAGGATCTCGGCGCCGTCGTCGGTGATCACCAGCGTGTGTTCGAACTGCGCGGTCCACTTCTTGTCGATGGTGGCGACGGTCCAGTCGTCGTCCCAGATCTCGTAGTCCAGTGCCCCGAGGTTGATCATCGGCTCGATCGTGAACGTCATCCCCGGCTCCAGCACGGTGTCGACGGCCGGCTGGTCGTAGTGCAGGACCACCAGGCCGTTGTGGAACGTCGTGCCGATGCCGTGGCCGGTGAAGTCGCGAACGACGTTGTAGCCGAACCGGTTTGCGTAGGCTTCGATGACACGGCCGACGATCGAGAGTTGGCGGCCGGGCTTGCAGGCCTTGATCGCGCGCATCGTCGCCTCGTGGGTTCGCTCGACCAGCAGACGGTGCTCCTCGGAGACGTCACCGGCCAGGAAGGTGGCGTTCGTATCGCCGTGCACGCCGTCGATGAAGGCGGTCACGTCGATGTTGACGATGTCACCGTCCTGCACGACCGTCGAATCCGGGATGCCGTGACAGATGATCTCGTTGAGCGACGTGCAGCACGACTTCGGATAGCCCTTGTAACCCAGGGTCGACGGGTAGGCGCCGTGGTCGACCATGTAGTCGTGGGCGATGCGGTCCAGCTGGTCGGTGGTGACACCCGGCGCGACGGCCTTGCCCGCTTCAGCGAGCGCATTGGCCGCGATCCGACCTGCGACCCGCATCTTCTCGATGACCTCGGGTGTCTGCACCCAGGGTTCGGAGCCCTCCCGGACGCCTGCCTTCCAGGCGTATTCGGGGCGCGGGATTGACTTGGGCACCGGCAGCGTCGGGGATACCTCGCCGGGTCTCAGTGCGGTGCGAACGGACATTCCCCCAGGATAATCACCTTCGGCTGCGCTACCGCACGACCATCGACGACAGCGCCGTCCCCACCCGTTCGGGCAGCGATCCGCCGTGGTGTAGCCAGTCGTCCAAGGCGATGCGGATCGACGCCATCGTGAGTGCACCGATCAACCGCGGCCGCGGGTCGTCGGGCACCGGGTCGGACAGCCGCGGGGCCACCAGGTCGGCGATGGCCCTCTCGTATCCGACGTAGATCTGCAGGGTCCACGCGCTCAGCGTGGGCGACGACCGGGTCAGCGTGGCCAGGTC contains:
- a CDS encoding alpha/beta fold hydrolase — protein: MPSTVLTVDGFPATIDVSGPEKGSVVVLLGAAHQGPAAYDAVCERLHTASLRTVVIAPDSRLRPKSIVGILDSVGVRWALLVGDRVGGELAWELAATRLDRFIGLVVVDRGHPRVPDQAGVIRDAHCPPVEVNTTALVSTPAARNVAKASQRYVYGDYRLVELLGRRNAHESTAQLAAEIVLRTSTW
- a CDS encoding cobyric acid synthase; this translates as MMVAGLCRLLARKGIRVAPFKAQNMSNNSAVTIEGGEIGRAQAMQARAAGLEPSVRFNPVLLKPGGDRTSQLVVMGQVTGTVAAGDYFHHRAMLAEVVNAELASLRSEFDVVICEGAGSPAEINLRATDLANMGLARAADLPVIVIGDIDRGGLLAHLFGTVAVLEPEDQRLIAGFVVNKFRGDPALLAPGLDQLERLSGRPTYGVIPHDDGLWLDAEDSLSVQGHRIVGIPAEPRGADALRVAAIRLPRISNSTDVEALACEPGVLVRWVADAADLADADVVVLPGSKATVSDLAWLRERGLADGVRAHAASGRAVLGICGGFQMLCRTIDDPVESGLRGIEGLGLLDADVVFEPAKTLKLWGGDGPVPLRGYEIHHGRVARTSEDNWLDVGIRRGGVYGTHWHGLLDNDEVRRGWLTDAATLAGRRGFVVADDVDVTARRDAQLDVMADLLTAHLDVAAVMELLSHGAPPRPVIASTVTQR
- the map gene encoding type I methionyl aminopeptidase, producing MSVRTALRPGEVSPTLPVPKSIPRPEYAWKAGVREGSEPWVQTPEVIEKMRVAGRIAANALAEAGKAVAPGVTTDQLDRIAHDYMVDHGAYPSTLGYKGYPKSCCTSLNEIICHGIPDSTVVQDGDIVNIDVTAFIDGVHGDTNATFLAGDVSEEHRLLVERTHEATMRAIKACKPGRQLSIVGRVIEAYANRFGYNVVRDFTGHGIGTTFHNGLVVLHYDQPAVDTVLEPGMTFTIEPMINLGALDYEIWDDDWTVATIDKKWTAQFEHTLVITDDGAEILTLAQ